In Moorella sp. Hama-1, a single genomic region encodes these proteins:
- a CDS encoding WYL domain-containing protein, protein MLLKKALHEHRCVHLIYYTASRKALTDRVVEPLALEPGDWGGTVLRAYCRWRQDMRSFALSNIRRAELLEETFSPRSLSRSQPIAVYRTSISGRASTQASSKTPSTASESTGCIWWLILVGMALLWLLFGSR, encoded by the coding sequence ATGCTCTTGAAAAAGGCGCTGCATGAGCACCGCTGTGTGCATCTTATCTATTACACGGCCTCCAGGAAAGCGCTTACCGACCGGGTGGTGGAGCCGCTGGCACTGGAACCAGGGGACTGGGGTGGTACCGTTCTTCGGGCGTACTGTCGCTGGCGCCAGGATATGCGGTCGTTTGCCCTCTCTAATATCCGGCGGGCGGAGCTGCTGGAGGAGACGTTTTCACCGCGCTCACTTTCACGGTCCCAGCCTATCGCTGTTTATAGAACGTCGATTTCCGGCCGGGCTTCAACTCAGGCAAGCAGCAAGACGCCATCTACAGCCTCAGAATCTACGGGTTGTATCTGGTGGTTGATACTCGTTGGAATGGCCCTTTTGTGGCTGCTCTTTGGTAGCCGGTGA